The candidate division WOR-3 bacterium genome includes the window AATTGATGAAAACAGGATCAGAGCCCTGTTTGAGAATTTTTAAAAGAGCATCGGGGCTATTTGATAAAAACCCAAAAAAGGAATCATGAATGTGTAAGAAAAATTGCCAAGGGAAAAAACCGAAGGATGCGCCAAAGAGCAGCTAAAATAATGCCACGATGGTAACTCCAGGCATCCCTGTGAAACAAAGGGGTGCTGCGAGAAAAAAAAGTGTAAAAATACTCAAATGGATAGAAATGTAAAAATAGCGGCTGATGATCTTATAAAATATAACCCCTCCGCAATAATTGCGGCGAGCCCCGAGGGAAAGATAGTTTATGCAAATCTGGCTTTCATTAAACTAACAGGATACAGCAAAGATGAGATGTTAAAAAAAACAAGACTTACTGCTTTACTTCCTGAAAAAAATATCAACTCTATCATCAAAACCAATACAAAAACCTTAGAAAGTAATATCCCTGCACAGTTAGTATCCCTTGTAAAAAAAGACGGAAAAACAGAGGAGTGCATTGCTGAAATATCCTTTTCTGAGTTTAAAAAAAAGAAAACAACATTTTTTTTATTCAGCAAAATAAATGATGTCGACGAAATAATATTTAAAAGTGTCGAAACACGCCGAAAACGCGGTGAAGGTTCTTACGAAGTTTTCAGAGAACTGGTCAGAAAAATCAACCCTCCTCTTCTGAAAATCGAGACGCATTTCAAGACCATGACTTTAGAAAGAAAATATTCTGAGCCGGAATTCAAGGATGCTTTTAACGCCGTAGACGAGGCTATAAAAACGGTCAACAGAAAAATAAGATATCTTTTTTCAATCGGAAATTTCAGTTCAGACTGTTATGACATTCTGGATTTAGCTGAAATTGCTGACGAGTTGAGGGTATATTACAAAAATATCTATAAGAAAGTATTGATAAAGATATTTATAAAGAAGAAACCTGTAAAAATCAGAGGTGTAAAAGAGCTGATGATGACAGCTGTCAGAAATATCTGCGACAATTCAATCGAAGCCATGAAAGCCGAAGGTGTAATTGAAATAACTATATCGTCAGGGAAAAAGAGTGTTTATTTAGGCATCAAAGATACAGGCGGCGGAATCAGGGAAGATGTTTTTGCAAATCTTTTCAATTCTATAACGACCAAAAAAAAAGGATTCGGTTTAGGACTCAAGGACAGTCTTGAAATAGCCCAATTATTTTCAGGGGAACTGTCTGCAGAAAACTTTCCGGGCGAAGGAGCGCTCTTTAACTTCAATTTTCCGTCAATCGAAAATGTTTCGTGATTGTTAGTATGATGAAGAGCTGATAAAATAGTTTTGAAATGAGAAAAAGGCTTGATCTCGTATTGGCAGACGATGATATTAATTACGCCAAATATACATCAAAAAACATAGCCGAAAGGCTTAAAATATCCGTCAAGTTCGTTTGCAGGGTAGAAGATGCCCTGAAGCTCATAAAAGCTGAAAATCCGAGGCTGGCACTTATCGACATAGTGTTCGAAAACGATATGCGTTTTCCAACCGGGCTTCACATTGTAGAAAAAATTTCTTCTCTTGTCGACACAGACTTCGTCATTCTTACTGGCTCTGACTCTATCGAACAGGTATTTAGAGCAGGTCAGCTCGCCGTTAAAAGTGTCGTCAGAAAATCCGCAGATATCACGTTTCTCTTGTCTGTCATCAGGGAACTCATTGATAAATCAATCGAAAGAGAAAAAAACCAGGGATCTTTCGCCCTTCCCAGATTTATAGGAATATCTGAAAAGATGTCGTGGATAAGAAAACAGATAGAAACAGCCGGAAAGAGCGACCTTCCTGTATTGATAACTGGCGAGACAGGCGTCGGTAAAGACGTAACGGCGAGGTTGATACACCTCAACGGCAGCAGAAAAGAAAAGCCATTCATGGTCTTCGACGCGGGGTCTGTTGAGACGTCTCTTGTTTCAAAGGAACTTTTTGGTAACGTCAAAAACGCTTTTACAGGTGCTGAAACCGCAACTCCGGGTATTTTCAAAGAAGCGGACAAGGGGACTCTTTTTATTGACGAAATAGGCAATATGTCCCCGGAAATTCAGAAATATCTTCTCAGGGCCCTGAATAAACCACAGAAAATTAGACCCGTGGGTTCATCCATCGAGATAGGAGTTGACGTGAGGGTAATTCTTGCGACGAACAAAGATATAAAAGGTCTTTGCAGGGATGGATGTTTTAGGAACGACCTCTACGCGAGGATTGACAATCCGCTGAGAATCAACATTCCCCCATTGAGGGAAAGGAGAGATGATGTTCCGGCATTGTTCGAACATTTCTTGAGAAATAGAGCGGCATCCGGAATGAAAACGCCTAAGTTTTCAAAAGATGCGAAAGATTTTTTATACAGGATCTATGCCTGGCCGATGAACGTGAGAGAAGTGGATCAGTTCGTTGGCGGAATGGGAGAAAAAACGGAAGACAATCGAGAATTTGATCTCGATACGGTTCTGGAAAATCTTCAGATATTGAAAAGTGAAAGAGTTTCAGAGGACAAAACCGAGGTGAACGAAGGAAAATCTTTTGAATTTTTCAGGGACATGACGTTAAAAATGGCGAAAGAAGAAATGGAGTTTCAATCCTTGAAACACCATCTGGAAAAAAACGGCTACAAAACAGGCCTTGCAGCCAAGAGTCTCGGCATATCGAGGACGCACCTTTTCAGATTGATGAAAAAGCACTCAAAAAAACTCGGTATTACAGAAGACAAAATGCAGGATTTCTGACAGGGGAAAGACCAGTCGGAAAAATCACGGATTTGACAAAAAAAACATTTTTAGACTCAACTTCTACTGCTATAGTCCTCACTGATTCAGAGGGCAAAATCCTCCTGGTCAATCCGGCTTGTGAAAGGCTTTACGGAATAGAAAAAAACAGTATTGAAGGGCAAAATATTGAATTTTTTTTCTGTGACAGCTCTGAAGCTTTGGTTTCTGCAATATATAGCCAAATATCTTTAACAGGGGAATACTCGGATCTCTTGACTCACAGAAAAAAAGGAGGGGAAGAATTTTACGCGCTGATGCAGGGCTCGAGGGCTGAAATTTCAGAAAAAGCCTTTTCCGGAGTCGTTTTTTCAATCCATGATCTTACAGATTTACTGAAATACCGATTTGAAGTCACAACTGCCAGAGACGAAAAAATTGTTCTTCAGAGAAAAGAATGGCAGAAAACCGCGAGAAAAATCATACATGACATAAAAACACCAATCGCCACCGTGGGTTCAGTACTCAATGCGATTCATTTCAAATTAGATAAAAAAGACAAATTTTTTTTTGAGGAATCGCTTTCGGATCTTATAGAAATCGAAAAAACGCTAAAATCGCTTTTATCCGGTGGATAAAAACAGCATCTGAAACATACCGTTTATTCCCTTGAAGATATTTCAGAGTTAACCCAGCGGACACTTGATTATTGTGCCAGCAGAGACAAAAGTCTTTAATGTATGGTATTTATTGTCTGTGAAGAATATTTGTGATGCCGATTGTTTTACTTTTTTTCAGTTTCGTTGAATTTTAGAAAAACGCATGAAATATTTACAAGAATATTCTTGTTAGGTTAATGTCTTAAAAAAAGCAGCGCCGTTTATGCGGAGCTGCCCTGACTTTTAATAGACGAGTATTTTTCCGTGTTCGGAAAATATGGACGTCTCAAATGTGTAGATATAGACCCCTCCCTTTTCAAATTGATGCGTGATCCTGTGGTATCCCTGAAGATACCTGCCCGAGACTGGAGTGGAAACCAACCTCCCTGAAACGTCATAAATATTTATCCGGACATCGTCTTCCCGTGGAAGTTCGAAATATATACTAATATTGTTGCCGTCTGCAGCGTTGACACTGATAAACGGATTATCAGGAGGATCTTGGGTTATTACATTTTCCTCCACGGCGACACCATCTGAGTTCGTCCTTATCAAGTAAAGGTCTTCAACTCCGTAACCGAAGGACTTGGTATATCCAACGACTATGAAGCCTCCGTCTGAAAGCTGTTTTACCGAATACCCGAGATCGTCTGCTGAACCTCCGAAAGTCTTTGAGAAAACAGTTGATCCGGATGAATTTACCTTGAACAGCCACACGTCCTTCCCGCCGTTGCCGTAAGATGCTGTATGCCCTGCAATTATATACCCTCCGTCTGAGGTCTTTTGAACTTCTTCGAAAAAATCATCCTGATAGTTGCCGTATGCATAGCCCCAGGTCATGTCTCCAGAACTGTTTGTTTTGAGGAGGACTGCGTCGAAATCGCTGTTTAAGTAGTAACCGGCCACGATGTATCCTCCGTCTGATGTCTGTAAAACCGAGTTGGCTATATCGCTGTTGCTCCCCAACTCGATTTCTTTATCCCACGAAATACACAAAGAAGCGTCGAATTTAACGAGCCACATTTCATAATCGCCGTAATTTTCATCGTAACCGCATGTGATGTATCCTCCGTCTGATGTCTGTTTGAGGTCGAATGCAGTATTGTTTTCCTGATCGCCGAATCTGTTGGAAAATATTGTGTCTCCGTTATTGTTAATTTTTACTATGTATAAATCCACATTTTGTGTCGCAATTTCAGACCATCCGGTTATGACATAATTTCCATCCGTGCACTGAACAATAGAATAACCTGAGTTCTCCATACCCGTAGACCAATACAGCTTATCCCATACCACATCACCGGAGCCGTTCGTTTTTACCACCCAGAAGTCCGAAACATTGCTTGAGAACACGCTGATTCCAATCATCATATAACCGCCGTCACTGGATTGAATCACCTGCTGAAAATTATCATTTCTGTTGTTTTCGTCATACGCTTTTGACCAAATAAGGTTTCCCGAACTGTTTACTTTAATCAGGTAACCATCGTTTTCGGTTTTTCCTGCCGCGATAAAATTTCCGTCACTGCACTGAATAACTGAAAATCCACTTTCTGCTCCTCCTCCGCCAAACGTTCTTGTCCATCCGCAATAAAGAGCTGTTGCAGGTGCGAGAAAAGCTGAAAAGAGAATAAAAACTCTTTTTGCTTTTGACATCGTCTCCTCCTTTGTTGGTTTGATTTCACTGTATCTATAGCAACAACCTAGCCAAATCATATGTCGCTTATTAGCGGGATTTGTAAATTAAGGTAAGGAAAATTGAATTTTTTGTAGCAAAAAAGTTACAGAATTTAGACAAAAATGGAACATTTTGTGGATTTTCTTGAGCAATCAGCACATAATCTTACTGTATGTTTATTAGAGACAAAGAACTGACAAGAATCAAGAATATATCGAATAAATTTAGAAATAAAGAGAAGTTTGGAGGAATAGTCTATCTATACGGCCCAGCCGGGATGGGAAAGGCTTTTCTATTGAACAAATTTTGTGATGATGAGAAGGACTTTTTCAACATCTGCTACATGCAAACCGACAATGTTTTGAAAAAGGATATGAATCCTTTCGTTTTTTTCTTCGAAAATTTCTTCGAACAGGACATTTTGAAGACAGAAAGAGAAAGAAAAGAAAGTTATGAAAGAATTTACACTGGTTTTTTGGATTCTCTATCGGAAAAAAATGATACAGTCATTATTAACGAGATAAAAAGAATAAAATCAATTCTCGCTGGACTTATTGGGATTTACTATAATAATTCTCTGTTCGAATCTCTGACGCCTAAAGATAAGTATATTTCGATAAAAATTGCTGTAAAAGAATTTTTCAAAGCCCTGAGCCTTCTGAAGCCTGTGATAATTGTTCTGGAAAATGTCCAATGGCTTGATCAAGAATCCTTGAATTTTTTCCGTATATTTTTCAGGAATATTGAAAGATTCCCGATTTTGATTATAGCGTCAGGCGAATCTGAACAGAGCAATGTTTTGAGTATCAATATTGATTCGAAAATAAAAACCACGCCCATAGAGTTGAAGAAATTTTCTTTGATGACCGTAAAAAAAATGATCAAGGCGATTCTGGAAAAGTCTTGTGCCGAGAGAGTTTGCAGAGAGATAGCCGAAAAAGCCGAATACAACCCTTTTCTGATTGAACAGATTTGTCTTTATTCAAAGGAACAGAGGTTGATTAAATTTTCCGGAAAATCTTATGATTTCAGCAATGGAGCAGGTTTTTCTTTTGTGAAATCAGAAGCAATGATTTTTTCGAGAATTGATTCCCTTGCAGAAAACGTAAAAAACTTTTTGCTTACGTCTTCCGCTTTGGGAAAAAGTTGCCCGTCTTACTTAATCTCAGGCATATCAGAATTGCTTCAAGGTACAAGGGGGGAAAAAACCATTTCCGAGAGTGTTGAAAAGGCTAAATCTTACAAAGGGGAATGTTTTGAGGTCAACGAAATAAGTCATATATTCAACGTAATGACTGGAATAAAAGATATTTTCATATCCAAATACGGTGAAAAAATAAAAGAAATACACAGATTGGCGATGAGAATATATAAGGAAAAGCCCAGTGAAATTTACACGGAAAATTTAGGTTACCTCTTTGAAAAGATCGACAATAAAAGAAAAGCTTTCGAAAGCTATTCAAAATCGGGCGAATATGCAATGGAAAGATACTCGCTTGATACAGCCCTTTCTTTGTTTCGAAAAGCTTTATCTATATCCGGGGAAGATGCGAATCTCGCAATTCCTGTTTACATATCAATCAGCAAAGTATATTTTGAAAAATCGGATTTCAGCAAATCACTCGAATACTTAAACAAAGCTATGGAGCATGCAAAAAGAATCGGGTCCCGATCGGACCTTGCGGAAATTTATATATGCCTTGGGAAAATTTACCACAGAAAAGCCGAATTCAAAACAGCAACTGAATTTTTCAAACGTGCACTTTTGTTGAAAAATAAATTGCTGGGAGTAAAGCATCCCGACTGCGCAAAACTCAGCATCTTAATCGGAAGAGTAGCATTTGACTGGGGCAGAAAATGCAAAAAAGCAGTTGATAGCTTTGAAAAAGCCCTTGCCGTTCAAATTGAAATACTTGGGAACAACCACTTAGACACATCGAATACATTCAACGACTTGGGAATAGTATACGGCTATAAAGGAGAGTATGTAAAAGCTCTGGAGTGCCTGGACAAAGCTCAATGCGTTGATACAAAAAACGAAAGCATAAAGAAAATTACTGTTGCAAAAAATCTCAACAACAGGGCGGTAATATTTTATAACAATAAAAAATACAAAAAATCATTTGAAAATGCATTGAAAGCCCTTGAGATATATAGAGAAATTCTTGGTGAAAAGCATTATCTCACGGCATACGCGTATCATAATACTGCTTCAATTCTTGATAATATCGATAAAGAAGACAAAAGAATTCTTGAATTTTATCGGATTTCAAACACAATTTTTAAAGAACTTTCAGGAGAAGAGCACATAGATGTTGCCGTTTCATACAACAATATCGGTTCATTCCATCTGGGAAAAAAGGATTATTCCAAAGCCGCGAAATACTTCGATAAAGCTTACAAAATTTATCTAAATAGATTGGGAGAAAAAAACTACCTGACTGCACTTACCCTCAACCAGACAGGGAAATGCTTTTATTTCACAAAACATTATAACAAGGCGACAATATTTTTCAAAAAAGCACTTGCCGGATGCAAAGGCGACTCTGAAGATGCTGCTGCTCTCAGAACAGAAATATACTCTTATCTCAGCGAGGTCTATAAAAAAGAGGGATTTTTAAAAAAGGCATCTTATTACAGGAGAAAAATTCGGATTGAAACAAGGAAGAAAAAATAATAAAAAATGGGGGATTAATCCCCCACGCATTCAAAAGGTGTGTCAGACCTCTTTTTTTGTCAAGTTGCTATTCGGCGATAATTATCTTGCCTGAATGTTTGTCTTTCCCGGCATCTAATATGAAAAAATATACTCCAGCGGGGATTTGATTTCCGTTTTCATCTTTTCCGCTCCATACGAGTTCATGGTATCCGGATTCGAGAATGCCGCATTCTTCCCTCGAAACAGACCTGCCAGTGATGTCGTAAACCAAAATTTTTACCTCAGAAGCGGTTGGAAGAGCAAGACGCAGAGGGAGGCGGCCGCTGATAATATTGGATGATGCGTAACGGACGGAAAAAGAAACTGGACTGACCGGCGAGATTTCTTCGACAGCGTTTATAGAATCAATGCAAAGGGTCTGTTTTAAGAGTGTGTCGTTGGAGTGGTTCTGGTCGCCTGCAAGAAGAGTCGCCATCATAATGTAATATCTCTGTCCTGAGACTGCCGAGAAATAGCCGAAATTCAATGTGTCATAAAATCCGGAATAGACTAATTTAGTTGTCAGTGTTGTGTCCATGACCAACACATTATTTTGATTTCTCACCCTGCACCTTACGCCGAAGCTTTCCGGGAAATAGTTGCCGTTGTTTTTGACGACGCCGATAACGCTTCTGTTTGAAGGATATACGGTGTCCGGGGGTGAAAGAAAACTGTAACCCATCGCGTCTGTAAAATAAGAGATATTTTTAGGAACTGAAGCAAAAATCTGTCCGCCCCATGACCAGAGCATTATTGGGAACCATTGACCGTTAGGGGTGTTCCAGACGGTTGTGATGTCGCTATGCAAGTACAGACAAGATACAGGAGAACAGAAAGTATCTATTACGTGAGTTCCAACTCGCTCGAAATAAGAAGGATTGTCTTTAACCCAGTTGTCAATGGATGCAGAATCGTTCAAACATC containing:
- a CDS encoding PAS domain-containing protein, which translates into the protein MTKKTFLDSTSTAIVLTDSEGKILLVNPACERLYGIEKNSIEGQNIEFFFCDSSEALVSAIYSQISLTGEYSDLLTHRKKGGEEFYALMQGSRAEISEKAFSGVVFSIHDLTDLLKYRFEVTTARDEKIVLQRKEWQKTARKIIHDIKTPIATVGSVLNAIHFKLDKKDKFFFEESLSDLIEIEKTLKSLLSGG
- a CDS encoding sigma-54-dependent Fis family transcriptional regulator, giving the protein MRKRLDLVLADDDINYAKYTSKNIAERLKISVKFVCRVEDALKLIKAENPRLALIDIVFENDMRFPTGLHIVEKISSLVDTDFVILTGSDSIEQVFRAGQLAVKSVVRKSADITFLLSVIRELIDKSIEREKNQGSFALPRFIGISEKMSWIRKQIETAGKSDLPVLITGETGVGKDVTARLIHLNGSRKEKPFMVFDAGSVETSLVSKELFGNVKNAFTGAETATPGIFKEADKGTLFIDEIGNMSPEIQKYLLRALNKPQKIRPVGSSIEIGVDVRVILATNKDIKGLCRDGCFRNDLYARIDNPLRINIPPLRERRDDVPALFEHFLRNRAASGMKTPKFSKDAKDFLYRIYAWPMNVREVDQFVGGMGEKTEDNREFDLDTVLENLQILKSERVSEDKTEVNEGKSFEFFRDMTLKMAKEEMEFQSLKHHLEKNGYKTGLAAKSLGISRTHLFRLMKKHSKKLGITEDKMQDF
- a CDS encoding tetratricopeptide repeat protein; translation: MFIRDKELTRIKNISNKFRNKEKFGGIVYLYGPAGMGKAFLLNKFCDDEKDFFNICYMQTDNVLKKDMNPFVFFFENFFEQDILKTERERKESYERIYTGFLDSLSEKNDTVIINEIKRIKSILAGLIGIYYNNSLFESLTPKDKYISIKIAVKEFFKALSLLKPVIIVLENVQWLDQESLNFFRIFFRNIERFPILIIASGESEQSNVLSINIDSKIKTTPIELKKFSLMTVKKMIKAILEKSCAERVCREIAEKAEYNPFLIEQICLYSKEQRLIKFSGKSYDFSNGAGFSFVKSEAMIFSRIDSLAENVKNFLLTSSALGKSCPSYLISGISELLQGTRGEKTISESVEKAKSYKGECFEVNEISHIFNVMTGIKDIFISKYGEKIKEIHRLAMRIYKEKPSEIYTENLGYLFEKIDNKRKAFESYSKSGEYAMERYSLDTALSLFRKALSISGEDANLAIPVYISISKVYFEKSDFSKSLEYLNKAMEHAKRIGSRSDLAEIYICLGKIYHRKAEFKTATEFFKRALLLKNKLLGVKHPDCAKLSILIGRVAFDWGRKCKKAVDSFEKALAVQIEILGNNHLDTSNTFNDLGIVYGYKGEYVKALECLDKAQCVDTKNESIKKITVAKNLNNRAVIFYNNKKYKKSFENALKALEIYREILGEKHYLTAYAYHNTASILDNIDKEDKRILEFYRISNTIFKELSGEEHIDVAVSYNNIGSFHLGKKDYSKAAKYFDKAYKIYLNRLGEKNYLTALTLNQTGKCFYFTKHYNKATIFFKKALAGCKGDSEDAAALRTEIYSYLSEVYKKEGFLKKASYYRRKIRIETRKKK
- a CDS encoding PAS domain S-box protein — protein: MDRNVKIAADDLIKYNPSAIIAASPEGKIVYANLAFIKLTGYSKDEMLKKTRLTALLPEKNINSIIKTNTKTLESNIPAQLVSLVKKDGKTEECIAEISFSEFKKKKTTFFLFSKINDVDEIIFKSVETRRKRGEGSYEVFRELVRKINPPLLKIETHFKTMTLERKYSEPEFKDAFNAVDEAIKTVNRKIRYLFSIGNFSSDCYDILDLAEIADELRVYYKNIYKKVLIKIFIKKKPVKIRGVKELMMTAVRNICDNSIEAMKAEGVIEITISSGKKSVYLGIKDTGGGIREDVFANLFNSITTKKKGFGLGLKDSLEIAQLFSGELSAENFPGEGALFNFNFPSIENVS